One segment of Herbaspirillum hiltneri N3 DNA contains the following:
- a CDS encoding two-partner secretion domain-containing protein, translating to MQRATQPASSFGNKGVSAETALTESFQLSIGTGPKPRPFWQRSISALLVVTLWMGPLQFVWQDAKNSASQLGDSIESQVARHGYSEWQVFAVEVKKSVAAAEHDGNWMPTLSLFESRLPGYLAAMGVRITRGLPSLQFGTPAFAAPIADPAAPIRFQPQVTQSTGVGGGVPVVNITAPNAAGISLNQYSQFNVDAIGLILNNSLISGGSTLGGTVTANGNLRGRTASQIINQVTTQGSASRIAGTIEVFGTQADVIIANPNGINCTACGFINTPRVVMTTGTPQFLSARGGVSSSFDNAKALSYDVRGGHIQIEGLAGVTGTPGAGIEGSAGVIDLIGGSIGVNASINAGQQINLISGQQLVSEAVAGQGKVDSDYSVATNGSSPNFSGPDPTLQIDATAFGAMNAGQIKVVATTAGLGVKAGVLNANNGNVTIDANGNVNATNVYGSQGATIRADGSVSAGTVTSYGAASFNAGTDVTVGQITAANNAQITGRNIAIGNAVVGGALTVNGSGNVTTSQSGAIVGDAQFTAGGGFTNTGNWTAGGNLNISANTVGNALSSQLSGLGSTTVTAGSMVNYGTLYGDNLRVTLSGGLDNTFGSMLAKTAMVANVGSLVSNLGGTMYVGDPNAAANAAPAGDLALTVSSSGSSFNNLGGLIAASNGLTVNAVNAALDMSGTATGRLNAGGALAVNAGLLVNSGSWLASGSSVSLSGVNGIVNAGVVQSAGNLTLSSSAGVITNGGALVAGQDLTLNGTTNNIAGAILHAERDLTINGAGTNAGTMEALRNVSLQGSDFNNSKGIIQANNNFSANLTGTLTNVAGTIAAQKDVSIQAATVNNDRAAPVTAVSTMQQIVDVDFVGNTYLGVYTLSSVNASNAGGAPVPSSIKTDVYISTLFGQTTSVDRTAGTLTISESCDNAFCSQTSTRTYELPKVDQVMVKQTEGAAGQILAGNNLVVTATTLSNRGSTISAGNNLVANLSTLSNGASDSFITYRAGETVNQASLNAFLQAAQIDLTNLTRFANVRSVVEAPSQLTGSVFSQAQSVVALTNVVETSVLGTRGMLRAGANVSLNGSGNLVNAGDLVAGNNINITLPGNFVNQGTYQSSFTTRPGCLPSATCREDNAHVDTFAYQQTSNSVVAGGTLTVTAGTITNNFGTLSARNNVNLSANSLDNLAGTILSTSGDVNIAAASITNRVVSPVTTHVSYGDVNPEFALGCNAGGTYKGSECNIDRENQASAAAIISGARNVNVNGDSLVNTGGLITAGADANINISGSVSNTAVALNTYWQGHWTEETCWFCSDKEHYTNGVIADGTQIAGIQAGNALTVISGGNVLNTGNLFGSDVALSGLSLTNGITDTRQPTAASTVAPQWIPIGPSGDAVSADGTPSTLAPVYAVNVSGGDLLSSFGPSLLVANLPPALRPETNQFYYDASTESNLIRQEAIKQTGSGTFVNGVAWSSTNNLSIDDQQKAVLYNNAITYATENNLQLGKPLSSAQISALDKPMLWYTEQTVPDPSCSFTSTVCGTVSALMPQIYLPQNYAGSTSGGVISGNDVKLTFKDSITNTGIIQATNLDVKTATLTNEQRSVDIGTSAYKVQGGWMEYTGTQLQPGGFMSAVNLNVQADRITSIGDAFRVVNTDGTPNTAGTAALLSSLRQQLGSDFTEITPHDNIQTNFIKDTSGPGAFGQVLIIAMAIALAVVTGGAAAAALGGMQQAASVAMLDAIAAGATFTEAAAVGGIMASAAGGIIVGAVSAAAGAMASNAFTQLATTGSLNIGSVFKAGAVSGLTAGLTQGTLGDTGMNTLSNGVVQGNPQITLANVSSTALKIGEQGLISAGVNTAINGGSFGTAFLNNVVNSTAAVGANAIGDFTPTLTSDLGTVGKEIAYLAAHGLLGCAASAAGGSGCASGAIGGTTSAALTPYIGAAVLGDQTELSNEQLATVTALAMLSGGAVASLLGKDAVAAATAAQNEAMNNWAMHIRLLPGQKSEAEKLAQAQQDCSPTNPGACSDAQALSSVSAQRDAALAKACSSPSSASCAFQKLLATATGNDVQFVNGVATATPAPQPSSSQPNVGAATLDNMLGNPLAGIFGGLAYYFGGSNLDAFYASQLGTATDGLLASISGFNLPKAPRIVGASNAVIPSGFASNEAFTQFGVNMRNGLSAAGYTDAEPILQGSAVTGKSFATGRPFDVGRASDFDVAIASPKLLQAAEDAGIGLRSGGTRTGPLSAADLKSLGLQDLANQMSQQAGRDVNFMIYNSTASATQRAPSIVLPNLSR from the coding sequence ATGCAGCGCGCCACCCAACCAGCAAGCTCCTTCGGAAACAAGGGCGTCTCGGCAGAGACCGCTCTGACAGAGTCGTTCCAATTGTCGATTGGCACCGGCCCCAAGCCGCGGCCCTTTTGGCAACGGAGTATCTCTGCACTATTGGTGGTCACGTTATGGATGGGGCCGCTGCAATTTGTCTGGCAGGATGCAAAAAATTCCGCATCGCAGCTGGGCGACAGCATTGAGAGTCAGGTGGCGCGCCATGGCTATAGCGAATGGCAGGTGTTTGCCGTTGAGGTCAAGAAGAGCGTTGCTGCTGCCGAGCATGACGGCAACTGGATGCCGACCTTGTCATTGTTCGAGAGCAGGCTGCCGGGCTATCTGGCGGCAATGGGAGTACGGATTACCCGTGGTTTGCCTAGCTTGCAGTTTGGTACTCCCGCATTTGCAGCGCCGATTGCCGATCCGGCGGCACCAATCCGGTTTCAGCCGCAGGTCACGCAGAGCACCGGCGTTGGCGGCGGTGTTCCTGTTGTTAACATTACAGCCCCCAACGCTGCGGGTATTTCGTTGAATCAATACAGCCAGTTCAATGTCGATGCCATCGGCCTGATTCTCAACAACAGTCTGATCAGCGGTGGCAGTACCTTGGGCGGCACTGTGACGGCCAACGGCAATCTGAGGGGTCGTACGGCGTCGCAGATCATCAATCAGGTGACGACACAAGGCAGCGCCAGCCGCATTGCCGGAACGATCGAAGTGTTCGGTACCCAAGCCGATGTGATCATCGCCAATCCGAACGGTATCAATTGCACCGCCTGTGGCTTCATCAATACGCCGCGCGTCGTCATGACGACCGGCACACCACAATTCTTGTCGGCGCGTGGTGGCGTGAGTAGTAGTTTCGACAATGCCAAGGCGTTGTCTTATGACGTGCGCGGCGGTCATATCCAGATCGAAGGATTGGCCGGTGTGACCGGCACGCCGGGCGCCGGTATTGAGGGCAGCGCCGGTGTCATTGATTTGATCGGCGGCAGTATTGGCGTCAATGCATCGATCAATGCTGGCCAGCAGATCAATCTGATCAGCGGTCAGCAGTTGGTGTCCGAAGCGGTGGCAGGGCAAGGCAAGGTGGATAGTGACTATAGTGTTGCGACCAACGGCTCTTCGCCTAACTTCAGCGGACCGGATCCGACGCTGCAAATTGATGCTACCGCCTTTGGGGCGATGAACGCTGGTCAGATCAAAGTGGTCGCCACGACCGCCGGTCTCGGCGTCAAGGCTGGCGTTCTCAATGCCAACAATGGCAATGTCACCATTGATGCCAATGGCAACGTCAACGCAACGAACGTTTATGGCAGCCAGGGCGCGACGATCAGAGCCGATGGTAGCGTCAGCGCTGGCACGGTGACCAGTTATGGTGCCGCATCCTTCAATGCCGGTACGGATGTCACCGTCGGCCAGATAACCGCCGCCAATAACGCGCAGATTACCGGGCGCAACATCGCGATCGGCAATGCCGTTGTGGGCGGTGCGCTGACGGTCAACGGTAGCGGCAACGTCACGACCAGCCAAAGTGGCGCGATTGTGGGTGATGCTCAGTTTACGGCGGGAGGTGGTTTTACCAACACCGGTAACTGGACTGCCGGGGGCAATTTAAACATCAGTGCCAATACCGTCGGCAACGCCTTGTCCTCGCAACTGTCCGGATTGGGCAGTACCACCGTCACCGCAGGTAGCATGGTCAACTACGGCACCTTGTACGGCGACAACCTGCGAGTCACCTTGTCCGGTGGATTAGACAATACCTTCGGTAGCATGTTGGCAAAGACTGCGATGGTTGCCAACGTTGGTAGTCTGGTCAGCAATCTGGGCGGCACGATGTATGTCGGGGACCCTAACGCTGCGGCAAACGCTGCACCTGCCGGCGATCTGGCGTTAACGGTCTCCAGTTCTGGTAGCAGCTTCAACAATCTTGGTGGTTTGATTGCGGCCAGCAACGGCCTCACTGTCAATGCGGTCAATGCGGCGCTTGATATGTCAGGCACGGCGACCGGGCGGCTGAACGCGGGTGGTGCACTCGCCGTCAACGCTGGCCTATTGGTCAACAGCGGCTCCTGGCTGGCAAGTGGCAGCAGCGTCTCGTTGTCTGGCGTGAACGGTATTGTGAATGCCGGCGTGGTTCAGAGTGCTGGCAATCTCACGCTGTCCTCTTCGGCCGGTGTGATCACCAATGGTGGAGCCTTGGTGGCAGGGCAAGATCTGACTCTCAACGGCACGACCAATAACATCGCTGGTGCGATCTTGCATGCCGAGCGTGATCTGACGATCAATGGCGCGGGCACGAATGCCGGCACCATGGAAGCACTCAGGAATGTTTCGCTGCAAGGCAGTGACTTTAATAACAGCAAAGGCATCATTCAAGCCAATAATAATTTCTCGGCAAATTTGACGGGGACGTTGACTAACGTTGCGGGGACGATTGCGGCGCAGAAGGATGTATCGATTCAGGCGGCGACTGTTAATAATGATAGGGCTGCGCCGGTGACAGCGGTGTCTACCATGCAGCAGATAGTTGACGTTGATTTTGTCGGAAATACCTATCTCGGGGTGTACACCTTAAGCTCAGTTAACGCATCGAACGCCGGGGGGGCACCTGTTCCAAGTTCCATCAAGACAGACGTCTATATTTCTACACTTTTTGGTCAAACCACGTCGGTTGATCGCACTGCGGGGACATTGACTATCTCTGAAAGTTGTGACAACGCCTTTTGTTCGCAAACTAGTACTCGAACCTACGAGCTACCAAAAGTTGACCAAGTGATGGTAAAGCAGACTGAGGGAGCTGCAGGTCAGATTTTAGCCGGAAATAACTTGGTTGTGACGGCTACGACCTTATCGAATCGCGGTAGTACCATTTCCGCTGGAAACAACCTTGTCGCCAATTTATCCACATTGAGTAACGGCGCATCTGATTCTTTCATCACCTACCGCGCCGGCGAAACCGTCAATCAAGCGTCGTTAAACGCGTTCTTACAGGCCGCTCAAATTGATTTGACCAATTTGACAAGATTTGCGAATGTAAGATCTGTGGTCGAAGCACCATCACAGTTAACGGGCAGCGTTTTTTCGCAAGCCCAATCCGTTGTTGCGCTAACTAACGTTGTTGAGACTTCGGTTCTTGGTACACGTGGCATGCTTCGCGCAGGTGCAAATGTTTCACTGAATGGCTCCGGCAATCTCGTCAATGCAGGCGATCTGGTAGCCGGCAACAACATCAACATCACGCTACCCGGAAACTTCGTCAACCAAGGGACTTATCAGTCTTCATTCACGACCAGACCAGGTTGCTTGCCGAGCGCCACCTGCCGTGAAGACAACGCGCACGTCGATACCTTTGCTTATCAACAGACTTCTAACAGTGTGGTTGCCGGTGGTACGTTGACCGTCACAGCAGGCACCATTACGAATAACTTCGGCACATTGTCTGCCCGCAATAATGTCAACTTAAGCGCCAACAGTCTGGATAACCTGGCCGGGACCATCCTGTCGACCTCCGGCGACGTCAACATCGCTGCGGCAAGCATCACCAACCGCGTCGTCAGCCCGGTGACGACCCACGTTAGTTACGGCGATGTCAATCCTGAATTTGCATTGGGCTGCAATGCCGGCGGAACGTATAAAGGCAGCGAGTGCAATATCGATCGCGAGAACCAGGCCAGTGCTGCGGCGATTATCAGCGGCGCGCGCAATGTCAATGTCAATGGTGATTCCCTAGTGAATACAGGCGGTTTGATTACCGCCGGCGCTGACGCCAATATCAATATTTCTGGTTCAGTCAGCAATACCGCGGTTGCCTTGAACACCTACTGGCAAGGACACTGGACCGAAGAAACCTGCTGGTTCTGCAGCGACAAAGAGCACTACACCAATGGCGTCATCGCTGACGGTACGCAGATTGCCGGCATCCAGGCGGGCAATGCCTTGACCGTGATTTCCGGCGGCAACGTACTCAATACGGGGAACTTGTTTGGCAGCGACGTGGCGTTGAGTGGTTTGAGTCTGACCAATGGCATCACTGATACACGCCAACCGACAGCGGCGTCGACAGTGGCGCCGCAATGGATTCCTATCGGACCAAGCGGTGACGCAGTGAGCGCTGACGGTACGCCGAGTACATTGGCGCCGGTGTATGCGGTGAACGTGTCGGGCGGCGATTTGTTGTCGTCGTTCGGACCGAGTTTGCTGGTGGCGAATCTGCCGCCCGCGTTGCGTCCCGAGACCAATCAGTTCTACTACGATGCCTCTACTGAGAGCAATCTGATCCGTCAGGAAGCGATCAAACAGACCGGTTCCGGCACCTTCGTCAACGGCGTGGCATGGAGCTCTACCAACAATCTCAGTATTGACGACCAGCAGAAGGCGGTCCTCTACAACAACGCGATTACCTACGCAACAGAAAACAATCTGCAACTGGGCAAGCCGCTAAGCTCTGCGCAGATCAGCGCGCTCGACAAGCCGATGCTGTGGTACACGGAACAGACGGTTCCTGATCCGTCCTGTTCTTTCACGAGCACTGTCTGCGGCACAGTCAGTGCCTTGATGCCGCAAATCTACCTGCCGCAAAACTATGCCGGCTCCACCTCTGGTGGTGTCATCAGCGGCAACGACGTCAAGCTGACGTTCAAAGACAGCATCACCAATACCGGGATTATTCAGGCGACCAATCTCGACGTTAAGACGGCCACGCTCACCAACGAGCAGCGCAGTGTCGACATCGGCACCTCGGCCTACAAGGTGCAAGGCGGCTGGATGGAGTACACCGGCACGCAATTGCAGCCGGGCGGTTTCATGTCCGCCGTCAATCTCAATGTGCAGGCAGATCGTATTACCTCCATCGGCGACGCGTTCCGGGTAGTCAATACGGACGGCACGCCGAATACCGCAGGCACTGCGGCGTTGCTGAGTTCATTGCGGCAGCAGCTGGGAAGTGATTTCACAGAGATCACACCGCACGACAATATTCAGACGAATTTCATCAAGGATACGAGTGGGCCGGGGGCGTTTGGGCAGGTGCTTATTATCGCGATGGCGATTGCTTTGGCGGTGGTCACTGGCGGGGCGGCCGCAGCGGCACTTGGCGGAATGCAACAGGCTGCATCGGTGGCCATGCTTGATGCCATTGCAGCTGGGGCAACATTTACAGAAGCCGCAGCTGTCGGCGGCATTATGGCGAGTGCCGCAGGCGGGATTATTGTCGGGGCAGTTTCTGCTGCGGCCGGAGCAATGGCCTCGAATGCATTTACCCAACTAGCGACGACAGGTTCACTGAACATTGGAAGTGTATTCAAGGCAGGGGCGGTATCCGGGCTGACGGCTGGATTGACACAAGGCACACTCGGCGACACAGGAATGAACACGCTCAGTAACGGTGTTGTGCAAGGGAATCCGCAAATAACGTTAGCGAATGTGTCCTCAACGGCGCTGAAGATTGGCGAGCAGGGGTTGATTTCCGCTGGCGTCAATACGGCAATTAATGGAGGAAGTTTCGGGACAGCGTTTCTGAATAATGTCGTCAATAGCACAGCGGCGGTGGGGGCCAATGCCATCGGAGATTTCACGCCTACATTGACTAGCGATTTGGGAACTGTCGGAAAAGAGATCGCCTATCTGGCAGCTCACGGTTTGTTGGGTTGTGCCGCGAGTGCAGCGGGGGGGAGCGGATGCGCGAGCGGGGCTATTGGTGGAACAACCAGTGCCGCTCTGACTCCTTACATTGGTGCTGCGGTGCTAGGTGATCAAACGGAATTAAGTAACGAGCAGCTTGCGACTGTCACGGCTTTAGCAATGCTGTCCGGTGGTGCAGTTGCCTCCTTGTTGGGTAAGGATGCGGTCGCCGCGGCAACCGCCGCTCAGAATGAAGCAATGAATAACTGGGCAATGCATATCCGCTTGTTGCCCGGACAGAAATCTGAGGCAGAAAAACTAGCTCAAGCTCAGCAGGACTGTTCGCCGACCAATCCAGGGGCCTGCTCGGATGCGCAGGCCTTGAGTAGCGTTTCAGCACAACGAGATGCAGCGTTAGCTAAAGCGTGCTCCTCTCCGTCTTCGGCCTCGTGCGCATTCCAGAAGTTACTGGCAACGGCGACAGGTAATGATGTCCAGTTTGTGAACGGCGTGGCAACTGCAACGCCTGCACCGCAACCATCTAGTTCGCAGCCAAATGTGGGCGCGGCAACGCTCGATAACATGCTTGGCAATCCACTAGCGGGGATATTTGGTGGACTTGCCTATTACTTTGGGGGTTCCAATTTGGATGCGTTTTACGCATCTCAATTGGGAACGGCTACAGATGGTTTGTTGGCGAGTATATCGGGCTTCAATTTACCTAAGGCTCCAAGAATTGTCGGGGCAAGTAATGCAGTGATTCCGAGTGGATTTGCAAGCAACGAGGCATTTACCCAATTTGGCGTCAATATGCGAAATGGATTGAGCGCTGCTGGTTACACTGATGCCGAACCGATTCTTCAGGGGAGCGCAGTTACCGGCAAAAGCTTTGCAACTGGACGACCGTTTGATGTGGGACGCGCGAGTGATTTTGACGTTGCGATTGCAAGCCCAAAGTTATTGCAAGCTGCTGAAGATGCAGGTATCGGATTGCGTTCAGGTGGCACTCGTACGGGGCCACTGAGCGCAGCCGATTTGAAGTCTCTAGGTTTACAGGACTTGGCAAATCAGATGAGTCAGCAGGCAGGTAGAGATGTAAATTTCATGATTTACAATTCTACGGCGAGTGCAACTCAAAGAGCACCGAGTATTGTCCTACCGAATTTATCAAGGTGA
- a CDS encoding peptidyl-prolyl cis-trans isomerase has protein sequence MNSTLSQKIAIGIVYGMLCTPLLSFAQTAEKTALPAGVAAIVNGKKIPESQIQEAARLTGLPDSPQLRGAVKAQLIARELFRQQAEKNKSLENRPEVKKAMQDAKEAAVIQTYLRDAIKPTPVTEVMVREQFNAIVASLGPNEYKARLIQVADDTAAQKVLEQLKSGADFAQLAAQVSSANNKTKGGELEWVSFKLPAQEGKTQNLPLPVAQAISQLVPGGLTQTPVVWNNERYVIKLDQLRPTQIPQYDDVKGALRQTMERQALERATMTLVGDLTKSAKIEQ, from the coding sequence ATGAACTCCACACTCTCCCAAAAAATCGCCATTGGCATCGTCTATGGCATGTTGTGCACACCGTTGTTGTCGTTTGCCCAGACGGCAGAAAAGACGGCGTTGCCGGCGGGTGTTGCCGCCATCGTCAACGGCAAGAAGATTCCGGAATCGCAAATCCAGGAAGCGGCCAGGCTGACCGGCTTGCCGGATTCTCCGCAATTGCGTGGTGCAGTTAAGGCACAGCTGATCGCGCGTGAATTGTTCCGTCAGCAAGCTGAAAAAAACAAATCGCTCGAGAACCGCCCTGAAGTAAAAAAAGCAATGCAGGACGCCAAGGAAGCCGCTGTCATCCAAACCTATTTGCGTGACGCCATCAAGCCGACTCCGGTGACCGAGGTGATGGTGCGCGAGCAATTCAATGCCATCGTTGCCAGTCTTGGCCCGAATGAATACAAGGCGCGCCTGATCCAGGTAGCTGACGATACCGCCGCACAAAAGGTGTTGGAACAACTGAAGTCCGGTGCTGATTTCGCCCAGCTGGCGGCGCAAGTGAGCAGCGCCAACAATAAAACCAAAGGCGGCGAACTGGAATGGGTCAGCTTCAAGTTACCGGCGCAGGAAGGCAAGACCCAAAACTTGCCGCTACCGGTAGCACAAGCAATCTCTCAACTGGTACCAGGCGGCCTGACACAGACACCGGTGGTCTGGAACAACGAACGTTATGTGATCAAGCTGGATCAGCTTCGTCCGACACAGATTCCCCAGTATGACGACGTCAAGGGCGCATTGCGTCAAACCATGGAGCGCCAGGCACTGGAGCGCGCCACGATGACGCTGGTCGGCGATCTGACCAAGTCGGCCAAGATCGAACAATAA
- a CDS encoding ShlB/FhaC/HecB family hemolysin secretion/activation protein gives MPGFIRNLAVVAAIEFVTMTSAHAQVPRPEQDPAQRLLQEQRDRERQREATQPAPQIEIAKPEPKAPDVVTDVEQVPEKGPTFQIHHIDVVGNTVLPDDEVQQITQAFVDKALGGARINLLLRRFTEAFVKHGLITTRAYLGEQNLRSGVLVITFVPGKVESIELNGQALSPSKLDASPDSGGWLTDVGVKMALPTAPGELLNLTDLEQGVEQINRMRRNKAELQILPGSSPGGSVIGLNNKVGDRLWFSAGIDNYGSQQTGLNRTRLGVEADNLLGFQEILSFNYSGSRETNALVGSASVPFGYNTFSYTASVSEYQSLIGDTALLYGNTVSNAWGWNRVISRSQTSKTAIDTTLSLRRADRDINNLTLDPQKLTVLRVAINTLLRFLVRQQPATLTLEAGVSKGLRAFGANKDSPQIQDSEAHGQFTKLDVNGAITAALPSIAAAAFTWRTQVSGQWTQQALFGSEQIFVGGMSSVRGFRESGISGDRGMYARNEVIWANAPTLSDIHFEPYAFFDAGMTELISEQHTRKLSGIGVGVRMQLQLAKHAWSSEITLGRPVQQPDYLEKRSALLLATLNWSY, from the coding sequence ATGCCCGGGTTCATCCGCAACTTGGCGGTTGTTGCTGCAATTGAATTCGTCACGATGACCAGTGCGCATGCGCAGGTTCCACGTCCCGAGCAAGATCCCGCGCAGCGCCTGCTGCAAGAACAACGCGACCGCGAGCGGCAGCGTGAAGCGACGCAGCCGGCGCCACAAATCGAGATTGCCAAGCCGGAGCCGAAGGCGCCCGACGTGGTCACCGACGTCGAGCAAGTACCGGAGAAAGGGCCGACGTTCCAGATCCATCACATCGATGTTGTCGGCAACACCGTGTTGCCGGACGATGAAGTGCAGCAGATCACACAAGCCTTTGTCGATAAAGCCCTGGGCGGCGCCAGAATCAATTTGCTGCTGCGACGATTTACCGAGGCGTTCGTCAAGCATGGCTTGATTACTACACGCGCTTATCTTGGCGAACAGAATCTGCGTTCGGGGGTACTGGTGATCACCTTCGTGCCCGGCAAGGTGGAGTCTATTGAGCTCAATGGTCAGGCGCTGTCGCCGAGCAAGCTGGATGCATCGCCGGATAGCGGTGGTTGGCTGACTGACGTTGGGGTGAAGATGGCGCTTCCTACTGCGCCTGGAGAATTGCTCAACCTGACCGATCTGGAGCAGGGCGTGGAGCAGATCAACCGCATGCGGCGCAATAAGGCGGAGTTGCAGATCTTGCCGGGCAGCTCGCCGGGAGGTTCCGTCATCGGTCTCAACAACAAGGTTGGGGATCGGCTGTGGTTTAGTGCCGGCATCGACAACTACGGCAGTCAGCAGACCGGACTCAACCGCACGCGTCTTGGCGTGGAGGCCGACAATCTGTTGGGATTCCAGGAAATTCTGTCGTTCAACTATAGCGGCAGCCGCGAGACCAATGCTCTGGTCGGATCGGCTTCGGTTCCCTTTGGGTACAACACCTTCAGCTACACCGCCTCCGTTTCCGAATACCAGTCACTGATCGGCGACACCGCGCTCTTATATGGCAATACCGTGAGCAACGCCTGGGGCTGGAACCGCGTCATCTCGCGCAGCCAGACGTCGAAGACAGCCATCGACACGACCTTGTCGCTACGCCGGGCCGACCGTGACATCAACAACCTGACGCTTGATCCGCAAAAACTCACCGTACTACGTGTTGCCATCAACACGCTGTTGCGCTTTCTGGTGCGGCAGCAACCGGCGACGCTGACCCTGGAAGCGGGTGTGTCGAAAGGCTTGCGTGCCTTCGGTGCCAACAAGGACAGTCCACAGATTCAGGACAGCGAAGCGCACGGACAATTCACCAAGCTCGATGTCAATGGGGCGATTACGGCAGCATTGCCCTCTATTGCTGCAGCGGCGTTCACCTGGCGAACTCAGGTGAGTGGTCAGTGGACGCAGCAAGCGTTGTTCGGTTCAGAGCAGATTTTTGTGGGCGGCATGTCGTCGGTACGTGGCTTTCGTGAAAGTGGCATCAGCGGTGACCGCGGCATGTACGCCAGAAATGAAGTGATCTGGGCTAATGCGCCAACGTTGAGCGACATCCATTTTGAGCCGTATGCATTTTTTGATGCGGGTATGACTGAACTGATTTCCGAACAACACACCAGAAAACTGTCCGGCATCGGAGTCGGAGTTCGCATGCAGCTGCAACTAGCAAAGCACGCCTGGTCGAGTGAAATCACCTTGGGGCGGCCCGTGCAGCAACCGGACTACCTGGAAAAGAGAAGCGCCTTGTTGCTGGCTACCCTGAATTGGTCTTACTAG